A stretch of the Arvicola amphibius chromosome 8, mArvAmp1.2, whole genome shotgun sequence genome encodes the following:
- the LOC119821577 gene encoding vomeronasal type-1 receptor 4-like — protein MNIMTVGNSVLGVFLISQLCVGVIGNTSLFILYIYTFLFKPHFKKLIDLLFMHLTVANMVTIVFTLIPDIVSFFEVPNFLDDVGCKAVLCIYRITRGLSISTTCILSTFQVITVTPGNSQWAWLKHKLSTWTFSSLLCSWLINLAIYGYMVEMVIAKTNSTQGGNGYLHAYCQNRNFGNKNSGSFLSIIFMHDLFYVAIMIWTSLYMVILLYRHRKRAQYLRSPSLSSQQSPELRATHSILLLVSCFVILYWLNNFITLYGFYSQTKIPKLEGINAFWATCYPTICPFLIMKNNKLILHFTSSFSALRMTCFQRTLRG, from the coding sequence ATGAACATCATGACTGTGGGTAATTCCGTCTTGGGGGTCTTTCTCATATCGCAGTTATGTGTTGGCGTCATAGGGAACACTTCACTgttcattttatacatttacacTTTCCTCTTTAAGCCTCATTTTAAGAAATTGATAGATCTGCTTTTCATGCACCTGACAGTAGCTAATATGGTGACGATCGTGTTCACATTGATACCGGATATTGTGTCATTCTTTGAAGTACCCAATTTTCTGGATGATGTTGGCTGTAAGGCAGTTTTATGTATATACCGAATTACCCGGGGTCTGTCCATCAGTACCACCTGTATTCTAAGCACATTTCAAGTCATCACAGTCACTCCCGGTAATTCTCAGTGGGCTTGGCTTAAGCACAAACTATCAACGTGGACGTTTTCTTCCTTACTCTGCTCCTGGCTCATTAACCTGGCCATCTATGGATATATGGTTGAAATGGTAATAGCCAAAACCAATTCTACTCAAGGTGGAAATGGATATTTGCATGCTTACTGTCAAAACAGGAATTTTGGGAACAAAAATTCAGGATCGTTTTTAAGCATCATATTCATGCATGATCTCTTTTATGTGGCCATCATGATATGGACCAGCCTGTACATGGTAATTCTCCTCTACAGACACCGCAAGAGAGCCCAGTATCTCCGCAGCCCAAGCCTCTCCAGCCAGCAATCTCCCGAGCTCAGAGCCACTCACAGCATCTTGCTGCTGGTGAGCTGTTTTGTGATCTTGTATTGGTTGAACAATTTCATCACCCTTTATGGGTTTTATtcacaaacaaaaattccaaaatTGGAGGGAATTAATGCATTTTGGGCAACATGCTATCCAACCATCTGCCCTTTTTTAATAATGAAGAATAATAAACTTATTTTGCacttcacttcttccttttctgcacTGAGAATGACCTGTTTTCAACGTACACTCCGTGGCTGA